The following proteins come from a genomic window of Varunaivibrio sulfuroxidans:
- the smc gene encoding chromosome segregation protein SMC: protein MRFKKLRLSGFKSFVDPSELHIEQGLTGIVGPNGCGKSNLVEALKWVMGETSAKQMRGAEMDNVIFGGSANRPQRNVAEVVLHIDNTSRRAPAQFNDSDELEVSRRIERERGSVYKINGKDVRAKDVHLLFADAASGARSAALVSQGRISALISAKPKDRRMLLEEAAGITGLHSRRHEAELRLRGAESNLERLDDILVTLENQLQSLKKQARQAVRYRNLSDHIRKAEATLFYLRWVRALEHLDNHRTALKSAQDITATLTAKAAEISRGQLEAAEILPQLRMKEAEIAAQLQRLSIARDTLEHEEHRIAEAIATNRQRRDQVAGDIERERTLSADAERAIVALSDEATRIESERAGEAQARLEAEARLEKARRTVAEMEVRHTELTEKVAADEAERAALARTLREQQDREARLDERCADLARQYQALQNDIAAADGLLKTERDMEQAQNDLNDARDAREHAGAAHIAAREAFETARALFEDKRAARTALEAEERALAQILEHDAGQQWPPLVDDLHVAEGYENALGAALGEDLTGATDPAAPMHWRTLPPYDAPQALPEGVRALAAHVQGPPAITRSLEQIGVVKDDAQGDALHETLYPGQRLVSRDGALWRWDGFTIRAGAPTASAIRLEQRNRLRLTRERLQSARAKEADGHRVADDAENAMRAAQQSETDARAHLRRCEDALGVARETMVALQARTAEQTARIANLETARHAALNDLDETRGHITSLQTEVAALANVHEDRDEVNRVRAQLAERRTVHIECQSAYNSLQRTAEERARRFADIHREIATWRDRDAGATRRIDDLTARIGDLESELQELTVRPGEIEARRRELLSQIEDHERRRKSAADRLAEAETGLAEIERHQRNAEVDLAKARETRVRAEGLVEQGKQACAAIAERVGEHLGCTPDELATLGEIDENAPLADMEATERKVERLVRERDTMGPVNLRAEREAHDMDAQIETLTDERSDLIAAIEKLRHAIAELNGEGRTRLRAAFKDVDRHFQQLFVRLFGGGNAHLTLTDSDDPLEAGLEIMASPPGKRMQTLSLLSGGEQALTALALLFGVFLTNPAPICVLDEVDAPLDDANVDRFCTLLEEMAESTGTRFLTITHHRMTMARMERLFGVTMAERGISQLVSVDLERAEELRESAQAS from the coding sequence GTGCGTTTTAAAAAACTCAGGTTGAGCGGCTTCAAGTCCTTCGTTGACCCGAGTGAGCTGCACATCGAACAGGGGCTGACGGGAATCGTCGGCCCCAATGGGTGCGGCAAGTCGAATTTGGTCGAGGCGCTGAAATGGGTGATGGGGGAAACCTCCGCCAAGCAAATGCGCGGCGCCGAAATGGACAACGTCATTTTTGGCGGTTCGGCCAACCGACCCCAGCGCAACGTCGCCGAAGTCGTCCTGCATATCGACAACACGTCCCGGCGCGCGCCTGCGCAATTCAACGACAGCGACGAGTTGGAGGTCAGCCGGCGGATCGAGCGCGAACGCGGGTCGGTCTACAAAATCAACGGGAAGGATGTCCGGGCCAAGGACGTCCACCTGCTTTTCGCCGACGCCGCGTCGGGCGCGCGCTCCGCCGCCCTGGTCTCCCAGGGGCGCATCAGCGCCCTGATTTCGGCCAAGCCGAAAGACCGACGGATGCTGTTGGAAGAAGCCGCCGGCATCACCGGCCTGCATTCGCGTCGCCACGAAGCCGAATTGCGTCTGCGCGGCGCGGAAAGCAACCTGGAACGGCTGGACGATATCCTGGTCACTCTGGAAAATCAGTTGCAAAGCCTCAAAAAGCAGGCGCGTCAGGCGGTGCGTTACCGCAACCTCTCCGACCATATCCGAAAGGCCGAAGCGACGCTTTTTTACCTGCGTTGGGTACGCGCCCTGGAGCACCTGGACAATCATCGCACGGCCCTAAAATCCGCCCAAGACATCACCGCCACGCTCACGGCGAAGGCCGCGGAAATTTCGCGAGGACAGTTGGAAGCCGCTGAAATTCTTCCTCAACTGCGCATGAAAGAAGCCGAGATCGCAGCCCAACTGCAACGCCTAAGCATCGCGCGCGATACCTTGGAGCACGAAGAACACCGTATCGCCGAGGCGATCGCGACAAATCGTCAACGGCGCGATCAGGTCGCGGGCGACATCGAACGCGAGCGCACCTTGTCCGCCGACGCCGAGCGTGCGATCGTCGCCCTGAGCGACGAAGCGACACGCATCGAAAGCGAACGCGCCGGCGAGGCGCAAGCGCGCCTGGAAGCCGAGGCGCGGCTTGAAAAGGCGCGCCGGACCGTCGCCGAGATGGAAGTCCGCCATACCGAACTGACCGAAAAGGTCGCCGCCGACGAGGCCGAGCGCGCCGCCTTGGCGCGGACATTGCGTGAACAGCAAGACCGCGAGGCGCGACTCGACGAACGGTGCGCCGACCTCGCCCGACAATATCAGGCGCTGCAAAACGATATCGCCGCGGCCGACGGTCTGCTCAAGACCGAACGGGATATGGAACAGGCGCAAAATGATTTGAACGACGCCCGCGACGCTCGCGAACACGCGGGCGCCGCTCACATCGCGGCGCGTGAAGCCTTCGAGACGGCGCGCGCACTTTTCGAGGATAAACGCGCCGCGCGCACCGCGTTGGAAGCCGAAGAACGCGCCCTGGCGCAAATTCTGGAGCATGACGCGGGGCAACAATGGCCGCCTCTGGTTGACGACCTGCACGTCGCGGAGGGCTATGAAAACGCCCTCGGCGCCGCCCTCGGTGAGGACCTGACAGGCGCTACCGATCCCGCCGCCCCCATGCATTGGCGCACCCTGCCCCCCTACGACGCCCCCCAGGCGTTGCCCGAGGGGGTGCGCGCACTGGCCGCGCACGTTCAAGGCCCCCCCGCGATCACCCGCAGCCTCGAACAGATCGGCGTTGTCAAAGACGACGCCCAAGGCGACGCGCTTCACGAAACCCTATATCCGGGGCAACGCCTGGTCAGCCGCGACGGCGCATTGTGGCGCTGGGACGGGTTCACCATCCGCGCCGGTGCGCCAACCGCCAGCGCGATACGGCTCGAACAGCGCAACCGGTTGCGTCTTACCCGCGAGCGTCTGCAATCGGCCCGCGCAAAAGAGGCGGACGGACACCGCGTCGCCGACGACGCCGAGAACGCGATGCGCGCCGCACAACAAAGCGAAACCGACGCCCGCGCCCACCTGCGGCGCTGCGAGGACGCGCTCGGCGTGGCGCGCGAAACGATGGTCGCGTTGCAAGCCCGCACCGCCGAACAAACGGCGCGCATCGCCAACTTGGAAACCGCGCGACACGCCGCCCTGAACGATCTCGACGAAACCCGCGGTCACATCACAAGCCTTCAGACCGAAGTCGCCGCCCTGGCGAACGTTCACGAAGACCGCGACGAAGTTAACCGGGTACGCGCCCAGTTGGCCGAACGCCGTACCGTTCACATCGAATGCCAAAGCGCCTACAACAGTCTTCAGCGGACCGCCGAGGAACGCGCCCGCCGCTTCGCGGATATTCACCGTGAAATCGCAACCTGGCGCGACCGGGATGCAGGCGCGACCCGACGGATCGACGATTTGACCGCGCGTATCGGCGATCTCGAGAGCGAACTTCAAGAACTCACCGTCCGTCCGGGCGAAATCGAAGCCCGGCGCCGGGAACTTCTATCGCAAATCGAAGACCACGAACGCCGACGCAAAAGCGCCGCCGATCGTTTGGCCGAAGCGGAAACGGGCTTGGCCGAGATTGAACGCCACCAACGCAACGCCGAGGTGGATCTGGCGAAGGCCCGCGAAACGCGGGTCCGCGCCGAGGGGCTGGTCGAACAGGGAAAGCAAGCCTGCGCGGCGATCGCCGAGCGGGTCGGCGAACATCTCGGCTGCACGCCCGACGAACTGGCGACGCTGGGAGAAATCGACGAAAACGCGCCCCTAGCGGACATGGAGGCCACCGAACGCAAGGTCGAACGCCTGGTCCGTGAACGCGACACCATGGGGCCCGTCAACCTGCGCGCCGAACGTGAAGCCCATGACATGGACGCGCAGATCGAAACCTTGACCGACGAACGCAGCGACTTGATCGCGGCCATCGAAAAATTACGCCACGCCATCGCCGAACTCAATGGTGAAGGGCGCACGCGCCTACGCGCCGCGTTCAAAGACGTCGATCGTCATTTTCAACAGTTGTTCGTGCGCCTGTTCGGCGGCGGCAATGCGCATCTGACATTGACCGATTCGGACGACCCCCTGGAGGCCGGCCTGGAAATTATGGCCAGCCCCCCGGGAAAACGTATGCAAACGCTTTCCCTGCTGTCCGGCGGCGAGCAAGCGCTGACCGCCCTCGCCCTGCTGTTCGGCGTTTTTCTCACCAATCCGGCCCCGATTTGCGTATTGGACGAGGTCGATGCCCCTCTGGACGACGCCAATGTCGATCGCTTTTGCACCTTGCTCGAAGAAATGGCCGAAAGCACGGGAACGCGCTTTCTGACCATCACCCATCATCGCATGACCATGGCGCGCATGGAGCGCCTCTTCGGCGTCACCATGGCCGAACGGGGGATTTCCCAACTGGTGTCGGTCGATCTCGAACGGGCGGAAGAATTACGCGAGTCGGCGCAAGCCTCTTAA
- a CDS encoding DsbA family protein, translating to MSRTTPILVFAFILVASVVAPLGARAANVSLDEALSPKVMGDANAPLTLNEYSSMSCPHCAAFDLETLPLIKKEYIDTGKLKLVYHDFPLNSPALAAAMVLRCAGNEKYFALMDMLFRTQAQWAASSDPVAGIKEVVRFAAISDTDVDECLSNATLLRAIQDASQKAQKDLGVNSTPTFFLKGTKIPGALSIADFRSLIDSKLKAMGK from the coding sequence TTGTCCCGCACCACACCAATCTTAGTTTTCGCTTTCATCCTCGTCGCTTCCGTCGTCGCCCCGTTGGGCGCGCGCGCGGCGAACGTTTCGCTGGACGAAGCGCTGTCCCCGAAGGTGATGGGCGACGCCAACGCGCCGCTCACCCTCAACGAATATTCCTCCATGAGCTGCCCGCATTGCGCCGCCTTCGACCTTGAGACTCTGCCTTTGATCAAGAAGGAATACATCGACACCGGCAAGCTCAAGCTGGTGTATCACGACTTTCCCCTCAACAGCCCGGCCCTTGCCGCGGCGATGGTGCTGCGCTGCGCCGGCAATGAAAAATATTTCGCGCTGATGGACATGCTGTTCCGTACTCAGGCGCAGTGGGCCGCGTCCAGCGATCCGGTCGCCGGCATCAAGGAGGTCGTGCGTTTCGCCGCCATTAGCGACACCGACGTCGATGAGTGCCTGTCCAACGCCACTTTGCTGCGCGCCATTCAAGATGCCTCGCAGAAGGCGCAAAAGGACCTCGGCGTGAACTCGACCCCGACCTTCTTCCTGAAAGGGACGAAAATCCCCGGGGCCCTGTCGATTGCGGATTTTCGCAGCCTAATCGACAGCAAACTGAAGGCCATGGGGAAATAG
- a CDS encoding DUF721 domain-containing protein — protein MRRPYRSNGPKALAPSIDKITRRLFGKRGFTEAAVLNDWPSVVGEDLARHCLPEKITYPDKSKIQGTLRLRVANGAFAVEMQHMEPVIIERINAFFGYRAVARLHLVQAPLPQSSSPSRSVIKAQKQKKEPDRAPPVTGETAHDLDNVQDPELKAALEALGRAITPPTTQ, from the coding sequence ATGAGGCGCCCGTATCGAAGCAATGGCCCAAAGGCGTTGGCGCCGAGCATTGATAAAATCACGCGCCGTCTTTTCGGCAAGCGGGGCTTTACCGAAGCCGCCGTCCTCAACGATTGGCCGTCCGTCGTCGGCGAGGATTTGGCGCGTCATTGCTTGCCCGAAAAAATCACCTACCCGGACAAAAGTAAAATTCAAGGCACGTTACGCCTACGCGTTGCGAACGGCGCCTTCGCCGTGGAGATGCAGCACATGGAACCGGTGATCATCGAACGTATCAACGCCTTTTTCGGTTATCGCGCGGTCGCCCGGCTTCATCTCGTTCAGGCCCCGCTGCCGCAATCCTCTTCGCCTTCTCGGTCGGTCATCAAGGCGCAAAAACAAAAAAAAGAACCCGATCGCGCCCCCCCGGTCACCGGAGAAACCGCACATGACCTGGACAACGTCCAGGACCCCGAACTAAAAGCCGCGCTGGAGGCTTTGGGGCGGGCCATCACGCCCCCCACCACCCAGTGA
- the mutY gene encoding A/G-specific adenine glycosylase, whose product MEKASETPPFSRDARARLQGSLLAWYDRTYRELPWRTPPRGGENGDTPGADPYRVWLSEIMLQQTTVATVIPYYRAFLSRWPDVAALARAPLDDVLHAWQGLGYYARARNLHRCARQIVSQWGGRFPSREADLRALSGVGPYTAAAIMAIAFGQKATPVDGNVVRVTARLFCVSTALPHARAEIEALAGTLTADRRPGDFAQAMMDLGATVCTAKKALCVHCPWKGDCRAHARGTPLDYPRKTAKKKKPTRHGVAYWLRRPDGDVFFQRREEKGLLGGMMGIPMSPLEEQKIGPNAAARFAPVAGDITFLSGVVIHVFTHFRLELMVCVLVPRVGDDIPGMWVRESHFSDIALPTLMKKIISHVRVNGLQ is encoded by the coding sequence ATGGAAAAAGCGTCCGAAACGCCCCCCTTCTCGCGGGATGCGCGCGCGCGTCTGCAAGGTTCCCTGTTGGCGTGGTACGATCGCACGTACCGGGAGCTGCCGTGGCGGACGCCGCCGAGGGGAGGCGAAAACGGAGATACGCCCGGCGCCGATCCTTATCGGGTTTGGCTCTCCGAGATCATGCTCCAGCAGACCACGGTGGCGACGGTTATCCCATACTATCGCGCGTTCCTGTCGCGCTGGCCCGATGTCGCGGCCTTGGCGCGCGCGCCTCTGGACGACGTTCTTCATGCCTGGCAAGGTCTGGGCTACTACGCGCGGGCGCGCAATTTACATCGCTGCGCACGTCAGATCGTATCGCAATGGGGGGGGCGGTTTCCCTCTCGTGAGGCCGATTTACGCGCCTTATCCGGGGTAGGTCCCTATACGGCGGCGGCGATCATGGCGATCGCCTTCGGGCAGAAGGCGACCCCCGTCGATGGTAATGTGGTGCGGGTGACGGCGCGTCTCTTCTGCGTATCCACAGCGCTTCCCCACGCACGCGCCGAGATCGAAGCCCTCGCCGGAACCTTGACGGCGGATCGCCGACCGGGTGATTTCGCCCAGGCGATGATGGATCTGGGGGCGACGGTGTGCACGGCGAAAAAGGCGCTTTGCGTCCACTGTCCGTGGAAGGGCGACTGCCGCGCCCATGCGCGGGGGACGCCGCTGGACTACCCGCGGAAAACGGCGAAGAAGAAAAAGCCGACGCGCCATGGCGTCGCCTATTGGTTGCGCCGCCCAGATGGGGATGTCTTCTTTCAACGTCGAGAAGAAAAAGGCCTGCTGGGGGGGATGATGGGAATTCCCATGTCTCCCTTGGAAGAACAAAAAATAGGCCCTAACGCCGCCGCGCGTTTCGCGCCCGTAGCGGGAGATATTACCTTTCTATCGGGTGTCGTGATCCATGTTTTTACCCATTTTCGTCTAGAATTGATGGTTTGCGTGCTCGTCCCTCGTGTAGGCGATGATATTCCCGGGATGTGGGTCCGCGAGTCCCATTTTTCGGATATTGCCCTGCCGACGTTGATGAAAAAAATAATTAGTCACGTTCGAGTAAATGGATTGCAATAG